DNA from Methanomassiliicoccales archaeon:
GCGCCGCGGCGATGGCCGCAGGAGTGCGCAAGGCCTTCAATTCCGACATGGGGATATCGGTGACCGGTATCGCCGGACCCGGAGGAGCGACGAAGGAAAAGCCGGTGGGTCTGGTGTTCATCGGAGTATCCTATCAGAAAAAGGGAGAGGTGTTCGAGATCATCATCGAAGGCGACAGGGAGGGCGTGAAAGAAAAGGCTTCGAACGAGGCGATAGGAAAGGCATTGAGGTCCATACCTCAGTTAGGATAAAAATCACGGACAATATATATCATAAAGGAAACCGTTTCCCCTCAACACGTGATGGGATGCTCACGTCTTTGAGAGACCGATATCGTGCACCGACCGCGCGCTGTGCAAGGAAGATTCCTCAATGAACAAAGATTCTAAAATAAGGTCAACCATGATCGCCCTGGTCATCATAATAGCGCTAGCTTCATCGGCCTTTCTTATCAGCGGAGCGCTACATGACCGATTGGTACCTGAAGTTGATGAGATCGGGATCGAGGTCACCTTGATCATGCAGCAGGAGGTCGGGGACGGTATGGGATGGACCGATGAGCAGTCGACCATCACGGTCATCGTCGAGGATGGTTGGGAGTACATCGTAGGCATAAAGCTAAGGGGCTTGGATATTGAGGAAGGCATCGTCCT
Protein-coding regions in this window:
- a CDS encoding nicotinamide-nucleotide amidohydrolase family protein; its protein translation is MPGIELLNALRQKRLTIAVAESCTGGRICDKLTNVPGSSDVFLGGVVAYSNDSKVKLLGVSLEVLGTHGAVSSECAAAMAAGVRKAFNSDMGISVTGIAGPGGATKEKPVGLVFIGVSYQKKGEVFEIIIEGDREGVKEKASNEAIGKALRSIPQLG